In Oryzias latipes chromosome 6, ASM223467v1, the sequence AACTTTCTCAGTTTTTGCCAGAAATAATGCAGCAACTCATACATATGACtaggaaaatatttaaacacattGCTCATGGAAACAATGACATGATTCATCATTATTTATCTAAAAATCAGATTCAACTGTCTGCAATCTTACAGACTTATTTGATTACTTGTTGCTGTCTGCATTGCCGGTGACTATCGTTTAATTAATGGATATTAGGTCTGGGCTATTACCGGTGCTCCATTAACcaagtaaaaaatgaatataGTGGGCCCATCAGTGGtcaattttcaaataaatttcaCGGTCCACATGAAAAGTTAATGAGGGCTTTGGGGTTAAATAGCTCAGAATTGAACCATTACGTGATCATCAGTGATGAGTAAGACGATGAGGGGCACCCTAATAGAATCAAGCCAGGCAGTACAAAATGGGAGAAGGCAGTTTTTCTGCTCGCTGGccaaaagaaaagcattaaAGCAGAGCAATGACATATAAACAGTAAGCGGCCATCAACAGTAGTAGGTTGACAGACTTCCCACATGCTGCAGTTCTTACAGACATCACTGAGAGTGTCCTGCCTCTGCTGGGTACCCTTCGTATTTTAGACCAGGGGCAAAGCTAGAACGTTTTCTATTGGGGCCAGGAGGGGGGGCTTAAGACTTTAGAATGGTGGCAAAACACCAGGTTGGAgggccattacaaatgaaaggatcaaaaatacatattCCTAAACAGTATTATtgatattattgtttttatgtcatttaaacgtaatcttttgttatttttgcaatgcttaaagaatcTTGTAGTgatgattttttaaatctttgtcgATAATGATACTAATATCGATGCAAAAATGTAGGGAAGGGAGGCAAAAGTTTTTGCTAGGGGGGCAGCAGCCCCCTCCATGCCCCCCGTAGCtccacccctggtttagactctttttaagttatatgATAAAATGGGAGTTAAATACAGGGAAAATATACCTCTGTGACCTTGATCACATTGGCTCTCCTCGCCCTTTCAGGCTAAGGTTATCTAATATCTGAAACAGATCTTTATGCTGTGGTCACACTATATGTGATTTATGTTGTAAAGTCGTCATTTGACGCTTGTtctaaaatgtgttcataaactagaTGCTCCCGTCACGTGTAAGAGAAGCCACTGTCCAgagtttttagcctcattgctACGTGAAAGCATTGGCAACACACAGAAGACACAAATGTTGTGTAGAACTCAGGTAGGGCTGCAAGATATGAGAAAAACTCGTAAAATGTGATAGTtatgatcaatattgtgatgacgatataacttgccaTACATGAAAAACATTATAacttaaataagagtcaacataactttaattacactccaaatgaccctcatctacataggaggcaatCATCTAACACAGAAGGACTCCATCCAATTATTCAATGATGGAAAGAGTCCATCCGATTGGCCAAATGCATAAAGAggtttatttgattcgttaactACTTCAAGCTgccgcaaaaatatttttagcacatttaaggtaacttAATGCAGTTTTTGCCACATTTTGCGATATGTGTATTTTACAGTTTGATattgcaataataataaaaaattgctATAAATTGTGCATGCCTaaaatcaggtttatttattttgaagaactcTACAAAAGCAACGGTaatcacatctccatgtctgggttcatcaCATCatccagagactctcccagtatgGTGAGGTTTACCATGCTGGAGGTGTGTCTGAATGACAAACACTTTCACCGGAACTTCATTCTCTTTGTGAGCCAATTTGATGACTTTCTAAtccaaggagggaaaaaatactgtattttcaTGACCATAAGGCGCTctttaaagtcttaaattttctccaaaattttGGGGGCGCCATGTGAGGCGTCATTGGCCTGCGGTGTTATTATGGGACTTCGGCAGAGGACGTAGAAGAAGACAGCATGAGAACGGGGGAGGGAAGTGTGGGTGTGAAAGAAGAgaccctttgttttttttccacgcgTCACCGTTTCTGTTAATCTCTGACTCCACATCTCACAGCTTCTGTGAAAAAACAAGTGAAGCAAATGAAGTCGGAGCTTGTTGTCATTCCTGGACGCCTGACGAAGGAACTCCAACCGCTGGACATCGgtgcaacccttgtgctatcctaggcactttaacattgggagttgggtcatctagacccactagacagtgctctgaactttttttcttcaatgatttgtgatcttcactggtgtccatggattacatgaaatctttccacctttatttactttgtcatggtagggagaacacatcaatgtaaatgtgtggtcataggatagcacaagggataaacaggGCATTCAAAGTAAAGTTGCGATTGGCGTGGGAGGGATGGATAACGGaaagtgaaaacattttcactAAGTCTGGGAGGCAGCGCTGGGCTAGTTACGGCACAATctgtgaatggattgtagatACTTGGGTTAACGTGTGTGCTTTCAATGTTCTTTGAACTTTTGCAAAAGCTGGCATCATTAATGAAGAGCCACATGgcaacgagacggactctgacaatGACAATAGGGAACCTGGCGTGTTTGACAAAAATTTATCCCAGCGGTTCATTTCAGAtaaagaagatgaggactttgatgaatttttggatgctgtttTATAAttgaaacaatgaaaaaataaatcacaaccaactcagtttttctcccgctgcctttttttaaacacacactagcatgcatgttttaccggtatgtggTAACGTGCCCGCGACTTAAAACCCGGTGCGCCTTTTGTAAAGGCAGAACAAGCACCCATAACTGAAACGGGGCCCTATAACCCAATGCACCCTATGGGCATAAAAATATGGTAatagaaattaaaataagaaaatatcatTAAGTTTAGGTAGAGAACGATCagattatttttggttttagaCTTTACCCTCTTGTCATGTCATCAACTTGTCACGGGAACAATTTTGAGTTGCTAATTGGTTGACATGACACGCATTCTCCCGCAAAGTTCCGATATTTGCTCTTGCCTGGCCAAATATTTGCCCGGCAACAGAATTTTTGTGGCGCCTCGTTGTCACGCCAACCAAAATGCTCTGGAACCAGACCTTTCGTCAAACACTTACAACACGCCACAGGGCCTCTGATTGCGTCTGTACCTTGACTAAACATAGAAACAAAATCAGGTTCACTATGAACACAGCTTtaggatttttttgaaaaaagaactaTTTTCTgaacatgttttgctttttgcaaCGATGTTACCTTCGTAAATAAATTGGAAcaaaagttaaaagcaatcaaagtttttaaaagttgcATTTATGAAATTTGGTTGTTTGCTCAAAATATACCGTATAGTCGATCTAATCCAcatcttttcaaaagttttagaaaataaGCAATTTCATCCATTTTCCTATTTCTTTCAATAAATACACAACTGGACATTTATTTAGTGAAATGAACATAGAATTTTAAATCCCACTCTGTGCATGCACAAAGACCACAAATGCCATGAGGCTGGAGCCATTACTTCTCTCTGTCATGTGCAAACACTGCAAACCTGCTAAGTTGGAAGGTATCCAGGGCTTGTTGAAACTATTGGACAGACTTGCAGGAAGTAGTGTTTACTGTTGTCACTGCTGTGTTTGAATGACTTGGAAAaatattaatcatttttaacccttgtgctatcctaaacactttaacattgggagttggctcatctagacccactagaccaggggtcggcaacccccGGCTCAGgcgccgcatgcggctctttagcgctgccctagtggctccctggagcattttcaaaaatgtttgaaaatgtaaaaagatgggggaaagaaatatattttttgttttaatatggtttctgtaggaggaaaaacaagacacaaacattcttaacgtattccaatgctgtaagaatgtgtagaatcAAGACTGTAACGCCCAGCAGGTACGTCAATTGCAGCAGGAAAAATGGACAAGGCTGTCAAAaagttgagctgtcaatcaactagCTGCGCTGGAGAACTGTTCGTGTTCCATACACCGCACGACTccgaacagtctcagagaggaggaagcttttagcggaccgctaggcaggtggctgatggaaATCGAACCACCGTCATTTCCGTGCACTTGCTTGATGAAGttgtccaatttggctctttcaacattatgggttgccgacccccgcagtgcgctgaacctgttttcttcaacgatttgtgatcttcactggtgtccatggattacatgaaatcttccaactttatccacctttgtcatgttagggagaacaagtcaatggtcatcttgaccccataggatagcacaagggtaacgTTTTGTAACTTGGTGGCTTTTTGTTTTGAGAGTTTAACCCTTTGCATTCTTGGGCACAGCAACAGGCTTGTTAGGATGTGGTGGTGGAACTACTCCAAATCTCCAAATATCCATATCATTGAACAAACAATGGGTTAGGAATGAACGTTTTTGTCAGAATGATTAGGAATGATTAGAAGCTACAACTGTaacttttgttgtttgtctCTCAACTAGGACAAAAGATCCCGAGCCTGTGGTTGGAAAGGAGATTCAAGTTACCGTCTGCAATGAGGAGAAGGTTGTCTGTGGAGTAACCAAGCACACAACGTGTGCAGATGTGATTCAGGCTTTACTAGAGGATCACAAATCTGTCCCAGAGAGTAAGCTGCTTCTTCATGGGGAGCCCAAAGACTTCTGTCTGATTGAGCGGTGGAAGGGCTTTGAGAGAGCGCTGCCTCCTCTAACCAGGATCCTTAGACTCTGGTATGCATGGGGTGACCAGAGACCATTTATACAGTTCATCCTGGTGAAAACAAGTGACTTTGTGCCTCAGCCTGCCAAGAAGGGTTTAAAGGCAAAAGGAGCCAAGCCCAAACGATGCGAATATGGTCGCACGCAGTATGCCCAGCCCCTGCCGGCAGAGAAGCAGAAACGCATGGTGAAGAAAGCTTTCCGGAAACTCGAGAAACTACACAAGGAGAACAGGGGTTTCCTGGGCACGGAAGAGATCGATCGGATGGTGCAGCTTATTTTGCACCAGGACCACATAATCAGAGAGCAGTTCCAGCGAATAAGAGAGCTGGATCTGGAGATCGAGCGCATTGAGCTGCAAGAACAAAAGGAAGCCGACTCCTACAGTTTAGGGTCGCAGACTTCTGGACCGGACTCAGCAACTCAGAGGGAGGAGCAGCTCATGGAGTTTTTGCTTACCAATGATGGAGTTCAGGAACTGGAATTACAAGTTGAGAGGCATCGGGAGCTCATCCTTCAGCTTTCCCAGGAAATTGACACAGAGTTAAGGAAAGCGGACCTACCTTTGGTTCAAGACAAGGATCGGGAGCAGACAGGAGCTGCAACAGCCTCTGAGTTCCCCACTGAAGCTGGAAATGAGCCTTACATTTCTGAACTggatagattaaaagatgaaatGCAAGATAGCATAATAAATGGAGTGAGTCTTCATAACCAGACTGCAGAAATAGAGAAGCAGCTAATGTATTTTGACAGTGCATTGATGGCCAAAGACCAGGAGTGCTGGCAGTTGGCCACCCAACTGAACTTGCTGCAAATCATAGACTGCATAGAGGAAAAGCAGCCCGTATCTATCCCTCTGAACAGTGAGGGTCAATGCAGCTTGTCCCAGGCCATGAAAGTCAAACAGAGCCTGTTGCCTGTGGATGTTACCGACACAGACTCAGACACTGGGATTAGCTCCACACACAGCCAGGACTCGCTGTCACCGTGTCTCGACTTCCCTCCCCCGCTGGACACGGACGTTTGAAGCAGCCGGTCAACCCCTCTCCTTTTGTTCCACTAGCCTCTCACATGTCATGCTGTCATCtgacacaaagacaaaatgatCTACCAACATGGTGGCTAAATGTAACATGTTACTTCTAAATCTAAaccacttctgttttttttccgtttttaaaaattcaagtATATATAGGATATTGCCTTTTTACTAGCTTCAAAAACCGGCATTGATTGAAAAGGCTTGAGAACGATCACCTTGAATTAACAAATCTCATCtattgtttgaaagaaaaaaaacaggctttaaagtatttaaaagaCATGTTCCAAGTTACACAAATACCACAGTGATGACACAAACAGGACAACCCAAGTAATTCCTAAGTCACAACTGCTGTTAGAGGCTGTCTGCAaccgaaaaatgggcaaacattTGCAGGGCATGCACAACATTTTAGGATCATAAACCACCCACTGGTCTATGATCTATGAAAACTTTGTAAGATCTTCATACAAagttttttctacaggcatgctgcgaGTGACAGGTTGTAACAAACACTTTAACAGGTAAGGGGAAGTAATGGTGAAGTAGGGTTTTACCACAGCTGTGCACTGTGCATGGGGCTCTTTAGGGCTGTTCAGGTGATAACTGCGAGCTTcgtgtgtgcagcctgactgttacaAATTAGGGAATTGGACAATCAGACTGTAGTTTGCGTGGGCATCCTACAGGAACTAACACATCATGTGCACACcttgtgcgtgcagcatttgtgcgcgGTCACCAAGGAGTCAGTAATCACACCTCACTAGTATCAAGAGTGTGGCACCTTACGtcatcacccgtacgtcattagTGTGTGTAACAagtacttcatgatacacttcgCACACACACGCCAATCGTACGTTCCATAAGGTGCCCATACGAGCttcaaaggaactgcaagaca encodes:
- the rassf9 gene encoding ras association domain-containing protein 9 — encoded protein: MAPFGKNFLKARMKNRTKDPEPVVGKEIQVTVCNEEKVVCGVTKHTTCADVIQALLEDHKSVPESKLLLHGEPKDFCLIERWKGFERALPPLTRILRLWYAWGDQRPFIQFILVKTSDFVPQPAKKGLKAKGAKPKRCEYGRTQYAQPLPAEKQKRMVKKAFRKLEKLHKENRGFLGTEEIDRMVQLILHQDHIIREQFQRIRELDLEIERIELQEQKEADSYSLGSQTSGPDSATQREEQLMEFLLTNDGVQELELQVERHRELILQLSQEIDTELRKADLPLVQDKDREQTGAATASEFPTEAGNEPYISELDRLKDEMQDSIINGVSLHNQTAEIEKQLMYFDSALMAKDQECWQLATQLNLLQIIDCIEEKQPVSIPLNSEGQCSLSQAMKVKQSLLPVDVTDTDSDTGISSTHSQDSLSPCLDFPPPLDTDV